A region from the Lycium barbarum isolate Lr01 chromosome 8, ASM1917538v2, whole genome shotgun sequence genome encodes:
- the LOC132606068 gene encoding protein PELPK1-like: MAHLSLYLLFVVVLSSISSHANQAEAHRLLDVPVPDLPKPDLPIGLPKPELPALPEPGLPTLPMPNLPLPELPKPQLPTLPKPELPVPVPELPKPKLPELPVPLPPLPSP; encoded by the coding sequence ATGGCTCATCTCTCCCTTTACCTTCTCTTCGTCGTTGTCTTATCATCAATCAGCAGCCATGCAAATCAAGCGGAGGCTCACCGTCTTTTGGACGTACCTGTGCCGGATCTGCCAAAGCCTGATCTCCCCATTGGCCTCCCAAAACCCGAGCTACCGGCATTACCAGAGCCTGGACTTCCCACGTTACCTATGCCCAATCTTCCACTGCCAGAACTTCCAAAACCTCAGCTGCCAACTTTGCCCAAACCGGAGTTGCCAGTACCTGTGCCAGAGCTTCCCAAACCAAAGCTACCAGAGTTGCCAGTACCGTTGCCCCCTCTGCCAAGCCCCTAA